In Nocardia asteroides, the following proteins share a genomic window:
- a CDS encoding LuxR C-terminal-related transcriptional regulator codes for MPSVADVRVPELSFAAVRCAEISARFDRAQAGAGHTVLVSGPAGSGKTVALVDWLTHSRRVRSATVGWLTVTAALADSGDLLPAIARVLDRSAEMAADATVRTPVDQAADLVATLTTAERTVLIVDDAHLLTDPMQLAGLEHLLTHLPPTVTVLIAGRFDPPLRWHSLELAGRLTRLGVADLALTPERIARLFAQHGCLLDDTELAMVHALTRGWAALVRIAAIYVAANADDRDTALTTLARPSHAVADFLVAELIQSLPAPTLEFLLATAVPARFCLPMAEELAGEHAARIVDELLRANFPMQTVAEAGQLWHSYHPLLRAYLLAEATHTRADSLPGVHRRVAEWFGAAAMPGAALDHVMAEPGAPGLVPFVREWGPRMVLDGTGHLLLAAVEHLPEATDDTFVRLLRAAVAVENDEIAAAEVYLEAAHVDSEQVSRLVPAAWTAALDRAVSAGLAVLVGDSASLRWPLPAVTGQLDVDCYAALHCGTAAVTGGDLDGGTAALRHALVHAEEVGLGRIAVRARTGLAVAAGSAGRINELRTLAEAAVACAERHDLTRSPEAASARVIAAYGAYLQGSAVDLPGAPGGTVPEAGAPAPVRQGAIYAGIMTFDAATDRAAVATALCAQAHRLLDESPGLLGVGTLVTDVLWLLLRLQAKTDAQHLVDHALRVFGLTPQLAVAEAGLAVHTHRPTAALAQLEPVLGGASQLTAGPLVTAWLLVGVAADRLDRPRKAEDAFEQALALACGEHLIRPFLDVPGAAEALDRLGGRFGRYDAFVDLVRSHRAPATDAPQLTDTELAVLRQLPSGMTAINIAANMGVSVNTVKTHLRGIYQKLGVNARADAITNARRVGLI; via the coding sequence ATGCCTTCGGTCGCCGATGTCCGCGTCCCCGAGCTGTCCTTCGCCGCCGTCCGGTGCGCCGAGATCAGCGCCCGCTTCGATCGCGCCCAGGCCGGTGCCGGGCACACCGTGTTGGTGTCCGGCCCGGCGGGCAGCGGCAAGACCGTCGCCCTGGTCGACTGGCTGACCCACTCGCGCCGGGTCCGGTCGGCCACCGTCGGCTGGCTCACCGTCACCGCCGCGCTGGCCGACAGCGGCGACCTGCTGCCCGCCATCGCACGCGTGCTGGACCGGTCGGCCGAGATGGCCGCCGACGCCACCGTGCGCACACCGGTCGACCAGGCGGCCGACCTCGTGGCCACGCTCACCACAGCCGAGCGCACGGTGCTCATCGTCGACGACGCCCACCTGCTGACCGATCCGATGCAGCTGGCCGGCCTGGAACACCTGCTCACCCATCTCCCGCCGACGGTCACCGTGCTGATCGCGGGCCGATTCGATCCGCCGCTGCGCTGGCATTCGCTGGAACTGGCGGGCCGGCTCACCCGGCTCGGCGTCGCCGACCTCGCGCTCACCCCGGAGCGGATCGCCCGGCTGTTCGCCCAGCACGGCTGCCTGCTCGACGACACCGAACTCGCCATGGTGCACGCGCTGACCCGCGGCTGGGCCGCGCTGGTCCGGATCGCCGCCATCTACGTGGCCGCGAACGCCGACGACCGCGACACCGCGCTCACCACCTTGGCCCGCCCCTCGCACGCGGTCGCCGACTTCCTGGTCGCCGAGCTGATCCAGTCGCTGCCCGCGCCGACGCTCGAATTCCTCCTGGCCACCGCGGTGCCCGCGCGGTTCTGCCTGCCGATGGCCGAGGAACTGGCCGGTGAGCACGCCGCCCGCATCGTCGACGAGCTGCTGCGCGCCAACTTCCCCATGCAGACCGTGGCCGAGGCGGGCCAGCTGTGGCACAGCTACCACCCGCTGCTGCGCGCGTATCTGCTCGCCGAGGCCACCCACACCAGGGCCGACAGCCTGCCCGGCGTGCACCGCCGGGTCGCGGAATGGTTCGGCGCCGCGGCGATGCCGGGCGCGGCACTCGACCACGTCATGGCCGAACCCGGCGCGCCGGGCCTGGTGCCGTTCGTGCGGGAGTGGGGTCCGCGCATGGTGCTCGACGGCACCGGCCACCTGCTGCTCGCCGCGGTCGAGCACCTGCCCGAGGCCACCGACGACACCTTCGTACGGCTGCTGCGCGCGGCCGTCGCGGTCGAGAACGACGAGATCGCCGCCGCCGAGGTATATCTCGAGGCGGCCCATGTGGACAGCGAGCAGGTCTCGCGCCTGGTCCCGGCCGCCTGGACGGCCGCCCTGGACCGGGCGGTCAGCGCGGGACTGGCGGTGCTGGTGGGGGATTCGGCCTCGTTGCGCTGGCCGTTGCCCGCCGTGACGGGCCAGCTCGATGTGGACTGCTACGCCGCGCTGCACTGCGGCACCGCGGCGGTCACCGGCGGTGACCTCGACGGTGGAACCGCCGCGCTGCGCCACGCGCTGGTACACGCCGAGGAAGTGGGACTGGGCCGGATCGCGGTGCGGGCCAGGACCGGGCTGGCCGTCGCGGCCGGATCGGCGGGCCGGATCAACGAGCTACGCACCCTGGCCGAGGCCGCCGTCGCGTGCGCCGAGCGGCACGACCTGACCCGGTCGCCCGAGGCGGCGAGCGCCCGGGTGATCGCGGCTTACGGTGCCTACCTGCAGGGTTCGGCCGTCGACTTGCCGGGCGCACCCGGCGGCACTGTGCCCGAGGCAGGCGCGCCCGCGCCGGTGCGACAGGGCGCGATCTACGCGGGCATCATGACCTTCGACGCGGCCACCGACCGGGCCGCCGTCGCGACGGCACTGTGCGCGCAGGCCCATCGGCTGCTCGACGAGTCGCCCGGCCTGCTCGGCGTCGGCACGCTGGTCACCGACGTGCTGTGGTTGCTGTTGCGGCTCCAGGCGAAAACCGATGCGCAGCATCTGGTCGACCACGCGCTGCGGGTGTTCGGCCTCACCCCGCAGCTGGCCGTCGCCGAGGCGGGCCTGGCCGTGCACACCCACCGGCCGACCGCGGCGCTGGCCCAGCTCGAACCCGTCCTCGGCGGAGCTTCGCAGCTCACCGCTGGTCCGCTGGTCACCGCCTGGTTGCTGGTCGGGGTCGCCGCCGACCGGCTCGACCGGCCGCGCAAAGCCGAGGACGCCTTCGAACAGGCCCTGGCCCTGGCCTGCGGGGAACACCTGATCCGCCCGTTCCTGGACGTGCCGGGCGCCGCCGAGGCACTGGACCGGCTGGGCGGCCGATTCGGCCGGTACGACGCCTTCGTCGACCTGGTCCGCTCGCACCGCGCGCCCGCCACCGACGCACCCCAGCTCACCGACACCGAACTGGCCGTCCTGCGCCAGCTCCCGTCCGGCATGACCGCGATCAATATCGCCGCCAACATGGGTGTTTCGGTGAACACGGTCAAGACCCATCTGCGCGGTATCTATCAGAAACTCGGTGTCAACGCCCGCGCCGACGCCATCACCAACGCCCGCCGCGTCGGCCTCATCTGA
- a CDS encoding Ig-like domain-containing protein — protein sequence MKTNQARRAGFGLTALTAVAAAGVLVAPQASALVQSVTVSGTTHYVGTPYTVTADVTATSFLFKVTFSDNGTQIGEPVSVSDGKATITWTPSTPGAHEIKAVQELISVKTVTVQVSEKPTTPTPGGTGSADLGGLLTGSAG from the coding sequence ATGAAGACCAACCAGGCTCGGCGGGCCGGCTTCGGACTCACAGCACTCACCGCGGTGGCCGCGGCCGGCGTCCTGGTGGCGCCGCAGGCCTCGGCGCTCGTGCAGAGCGTGACCGTCAGCGGCACCACGCATTACGTCGGTACCCCGTACACCGTCACCGCCGACGTCACCGCGACCTCGTTCCTGTTCAAGGTGACCTTCTCCGACAACGGCACCCAGATCGGCGAGCCGGTGTCGGTATCCGACGGCAAGGCCACCATCACCTGGACCCCGTCGACTCCGGGCGCGCACGAGATCAAGGCGGTACAGGAGCTGATCAGCGTCAAGACGGTGACCGTGCAGGTCAGCGAGAAGCCGACCACCCCGACCCCCGGCGGCACCGGCTCGGCCGACCTCGGCGGCCTGCTGACCGGTTCGGCCGGCTGA
- a CDS encoding VOC family protein produces MSVTTFLWFDTEAEAAAELYTATVPNSRIVEVTRQGDGSAFIVGIELDGHSVTLMNGGPGHPPTDAASLQVIVDSQDEIDRLWDALSEGGEPGPCGWLTDRFGVSWQVAPAVLPKLLGGEPAQAIAVGTALRSMSKLDIAALQEAYDRA; encoded by the coding sequence ATGTCCGTCACCACCTTCCTCTGGTTCGACACCGAGGCCGAAGCCGCCGCCGAGCTCTACACCGCGACGGTGCCGAATTCACGGATCGTCGAGGTCACCCGTCAGGGTGACGGGTCGGCCTTCATCGTCGGCATCGAGCTCGACGGCCACTCGGTCACCCTGATGAACGGCGGCCCGGGACACCCGCCGACCGATGCCGCGTCGCTGCAGGTCATCGTGGACAGCCAGGACGAGATCGACCGGCTCTGGGACGCGCTGTCCGAGGGTGGCGAGCCCGGTCCCTGCGGCTGGCTCACCGACCGGTTCGGGGTGTCCTGGCAGGTGGCGCCCGCCGTACTGCCCAAGCTGCTGGGCGGCGAGCCCGCGCAGGCGATCGCGGTGGGGACCGCGCTGCGGAGCATGTCCAAGCTCGACATCGCCGCGCTGCAAGAGGCGTACGACCGGGCCTGA
- a CDS encoding TfoX/Sxy family protein, whose protein sequence is MAYDEELAERIREIVYPGRDLTEQRMFGGLAFLIGGNMAVAASGKGGLMVRVDPAEGEALLDGGTATPMVMRGREMPGWIRVTTATVADDAVLREWVERGVRYAGSLPRKKSKKSSGDVSSR, encoded by the coding sequence ATGGCCTATGACGAGGAACTCGCCGAGCGGATCCGGGAGATCGTCTACCCGGGGCGCGACCTCACCGAGCAGCGGATGTTCGGCGGGCTCGCCTTCCTGATCGGCGGCAATATGGCTGTGGCCGCCAGCGGCAAGGGCGGGCTGATGGTGCGGGTCGACCCCGCCGAGGGCGAGGCGCTGCTCGACGGCGGGACGGCGACGCCGATGGTGATGCGCGGGCGGGAGATGCCCGGCTGGATCCGCGTCACCACGGCCACCGTCGCCGATGACGCGGTGTTGCGGGAGTGGGTCGAACGCGGCGTGCGCTACGCCGGGAGCCTGCCGCGAAAAAAATCGAAGAAAAGTTCGGGAGATGTGTCGAGCCGATGA
- a CDS encoding sirohydrochlorin chelatase — translation MIAALADAVATELGAAVSVRAEGAEAAAAAPNPALRTAFVDVLGPSPSEVLRDLDGPAVLVPAFLASGYHVYQDVPREVAESGHPSVAVTAAMGPDPALTRIMAVRLRAAGWRPGDAVVFAAAGSSDARARQDVRRAAGMLAEQLGAPVRIAYVATGTPRVPEVVAELRESGAERVYVASYLLAHGLFHQRLHDAGADGIAEPIGVHPAVVRLIADRYRTAARDLVRAQVR, via the coding sequence ATGATCGCCGCGCTCGCCGACGCGGTGGCCACCGAACTCGGTGCCGCGGTGTCGGTGCGCGCGGAAGGCGCCGAAGCCGCGGCGGCGGCGCCCAATCCGGCGCTGCGCACCGCCTTCGTCGACGTGCTCGGCCCGTCGCCGTCGGAGGTGCTGCGCGACCTCGACGGACCGGCCGTGCTGGTTCCGGCGTTCCTCGCCTCGGGCTACCACGTCTACCAGGACGTGCCGCGCGAGGTGGCCGAGAGCGGTCATCCCTCGGTCGCGGTCACCGCGGCCATGGGCCCCGATCCGGCCCTGACCAGGATCATGGCGGTGCGCCTGCGTGCCGCGGGCTGGCGGCCGGGCGACGCGGTGGTCTTCGCCGCCGCCGGTTCCTCGGACGCGCGGGCCCGGCAGGATGTGCGCCGCGCCGCGGGCATGCTGGCCGAACAACTCGGCGCCCCGGTCCGCATCGCCTACGTGGCGACCGGCACCCCCAGGGTCCCCGAAGTCGTCGCCGAGCTGCGCGAATCCGGCGCCGAACGGGTCTACGTCGCGTCGTATCTGCTGGCCCACGGCCTGTTCCACCAGCGTCTGCACGACGCGGGCGCCGACGGCATCGCCGAGCCCATCGGTGTCCATCCCGCGGTGGTCCGGCTCATCGCCGACCGCTACCGCACCGCCGCTCGCGACCTGGTCCGCGCCCAGGTCCGCTGA
- a CDS encoding uroporphyrinogen-III synthase — protein sequence MTGPTDSGNGLAGFTIGVTAARRAEEFGTLLTRKGATVVSAPAIRIIPLADDTELERVTELLIADPPQITVATTGIGFRGWMEAAEGWGLAETLRDTLAATRMLARGPKAKGAIRAAELREEWSPASESSAEVLDHLLAEGVEGVRIAVQLHGATTEWEPVPDFCEVLRCAGADVVPVPVYRWEPPADRGPMDNMIESIISGSLDCVTFTSAPAVASLLMRAKETGLLESVLHALRGRVLAACVGPITAAPLEELGVPTTMPGRARLGALARHVAEELPRRASRIYAAGHLISVRGGCVVVDGEVRQLAPAPMALMRSLARQPGRVVSREDLLSALPGGGDDTHAVETAIARLRAGLGTPKAIQTVVKRGYRLALDAADCADPPVGRPPVQSPHQAGIGTPARSPRPAHAIGAW from the coding sequence ATGACTGGACCTACCGACAGCGGCAACGGCCTTGCCGGTTTCACCATCGGTGTCACCGCGGCGCGCCGCGCCGAGGAATTCGGCACCCTCCTCACCCGCAAGGGCGCGACCGTGGTGTCCGCCCCGGCCATCCGGATCATCCCGCTGGCCGACGACACCGAACTCGAGCGCGTCACCGAGCTGCTGATCGCCGATCCGCCGCAGATCACCGTGGCCACCACCGGCATCGGCTTCCGCGGCTGGATGGAGGCGGCCGAGGGCTGGGGCCTGGCCGAGACGCTGCGCGACACCCTCGCCGCGACCCGGATGCTGGCCCGCGGCCCCAAGGCCAAGGGCGCCATCCGCGCCGCCGAACTGCGCGAGGAATGGTCGCCCGCCTCGGAGTCCTCGGCCGAGGTGCTCGACCACCTGCTCGCCGAGGGCGTCGAAGGGGTGCGGATCGCGGTGCAGCTGCACGGCGCGACCACCGAGTGGGAGCCGGTTCCGGACTTCTGCGAGGTGCTGCGCTGCGCCGGCGCCGACGTGGTGCCGGTGCCGGTGTACCGGTGGGAGCCGCCGGCCGATCGCGGCCCGATGGACAACATGATCGAGTCGATCATCTCCGGCAGCCTGGACTGCGTCACCTTCACCAGCGCGCCCGCCGTGGCCTCGCTGCTGATGCGGGCCAAGGAGACCGGGCTGCTCGAGTCGGTGCTGCACGCGCTGCGCGGCCGGGTGCTCGCGGCCTGCGTCGGCCCGATCACCGCGGCGCCGCTGGAGGAACTCGGCGTGCCGACCACCATGCCGGGCCGTGCGCGCCTCGGTGCGCTGGCCCGCCACGTCGCCGAGGAACTGCCGCGCCGGGCCAGCCGCATCTACGCGGCCGGTCATCTGATCAGCGTGCGCGGTGGCTGTGTCGTCGTCGACGGTGAGGTACGTCAGCTGGCGCCCGCGCCGATGGCGCTGATGCGCTCGCTCGCCCGTCAGCCCGGCCGGGTCGTCTCCCGCGAGGACCTGCTCTCGGCGCTGCCCGGCGGCGGCGACGACACCCACGCCGTGGAGACCGCCATCGCCCGTCTGCGGGCCGGCCTCGGTACCCCCAAGGCCATCCAGACCGTCGTCAAGCGGGGCTACCGCCTCGCGCTCGACGCCGCCGACTGCGCCGACCCGCCGGTGGGCCGTCCGCCGGTGCAGTCGCCGCATCAGGCCGGGATCGGCACGCCGGCCCGGTCGCCGCGTCCGGCGCACGCGATCGGGGCGTGGTGA
- the nirD gene encoding nitrite reductase small subunit NirD, with protein MTVIDTPTITTETATWTQACRLDFLIPGRGVAVLLKGGRQAALFLLTDGTLAAVGNIDPFGRAAVMSRGIVGDRGGVPVVASPLLKQAFSLIDGRCLDDDTHSIPVYAVRLDGGVVAVSNEPVPVAGLESSDG; from the coding sequence ATGACCGTTATCGACACACCCACCATCACCACGGAGACGGCGACCTGGACCCAGGCGTGCCGGCTCGACTTCCTGATCCCGGGCCGCGGCGTCGCAGTCCTGCTGAAGGGTGGCAGGCAGGCCGCACTGTTCCTGCTCACGGACGGCACGCTCGCCGCCGTCGGCAACATCGATCCGTTCGGCCGGGCCGCGGTGATGTCGCGCGGCATCGTCGGCGATCGCGGCGGCGTCCCCGTCGTCGCCTCGCCGCTGCTCAAGCAGGCCTTCTCGCTGATCGACGGCCGCTGTCTCGACGACGACACGCACTCCATCCCGGTGTACGCCGTGCGGCTCGACGGTGGCGTCGTGGCGGTATCCAACGAGCCGGTGCCGGTCGCGGGCCTCGAATCCTCGGACGGCTGA
- the nirB gene encoding nitrite reductase large subunit NirB has translation MNSTRKTVVVVGHGMVGHRFVEALRARDEAGQWQVVVLSEEKLPAYDRVGLSYYVGNWNPDELALPGNMYDGDALVDLRLGQRGASIDREAKTVTSSNGDVIAYDALVMATGSYAFVPPVPGHDLPECFVYRTIDDLDGIRAAAEAAGPGAHGVVIGGGLLGLEAANALRLMGMTPHVIEFNDRLMPAQVDAGGGAILEQLVSDIGLNVHTGVGTAKIVSIEEDGPHNVTLHLSDESEIHASLVVFSAGIRPHDAVAKEAGLELGPRGGILTDVTLQSSDPSIWAIGECAAVEGICYGLVAPGYTTAEIVADRLLGGEGEFPGADMSTKLKLMGVDVASFGDAHGTTEGALSVVLHDAAKGTYAKLVVSDDAQTLLGGILVGDASQYAALRPLVGRPLPADAAALISPAGAELGADALPDDAQICSCNNVSKGSICGAIAEGACDIPAIKSCTNAGTSCGGCVPMIKKLLEQSGVEMSKALCEHFTQSRAELFQVVQVTGIRTFSELIAKHGKGTGCDICKPTVASILASTSSDHILEGEQAALQDTNDHFLANLQKNGTYSVVPRMPGGEVTAEQLIVIGEVAKEFGLYVKVTGGQRIDLFGATVDQLPPIWQRLVDAGMESGHAYGKSLRTVKSCVGSTWCRYGQQDSVGMAVLLEKRYRGLRSPHKLKLAVSGCARECAEARGKDVGVIATENGWNLYVGGNGGLTPKHAVLLAGELDDETLIKYIDRYLMFYIRTADRLQRTAPWQEALEGGMDYLKGVVCDDSLGIAADLEAAMAKHVDGYKDEWAAVLEDENKLSRFVSFVNAPDETDPTISFDDSGERKVPVLLGLPGMPVGVGSDTAPAGK, from the coding sequence ATGAACAGCACTCGCAAAACAGTGGTCGTGGTCGGCCACGGCATGGTCGGTCACCGTTTCGTCGAGGCCCTGCGCGCCCGCGACGAGGCCGGTCAGTGGCAGGTCGTCGTCCTCTCCGAGGAGAAGCTGCCCGCCTACGACCGGGTCGGCCTGTCCTACTACGTCGGCAACTGGAACCCCGACGAGCTGGCGCTGCCGGGCAACATGTACGACGGCGACGCCTTGGTCGACCTGCGACTGGGCCAGCGCGGCGCCTCGATCGACCGCGAAGCCAAGACCGTCACCAGCTCCAACGGCGACGTCATCGCCTACGACGCGCTGGTCATGGCCACCGGCTCCTACGCCTTCGTGCCGCCGGTCCCCGGCCACGACCTGCCCGAGTGCTTCGTCTACCGCACCATCGACGACCTCGACGGCATCCGCGCCGCCGCCGAAGCCGCAGGTCCCGGCGCGCACGGCGTGGTCATCGGCGGCGGTCTGCTCGGTCTGGAAGCGGCCAACGCGCTGCGCCTGATGGGGATGACCCCGCACGTCATCGAGTTCAACGACCGCCTGATGCCCGCCCAGGTCGACGCGGGCGGCGGCGCGATCCTCGAGCAGCTGGTCTCCGACATCGGCCTGAACGTGCACACCGGCGTCGGCACCGCCAAGATCGTCTCGATCGAGGAGGACGGCCCGCACAACGTCACCCTGCACCTGTCGGACGAGTCCGAGATCCACGCCTCCCTGGTGGTGTTCTCCGCCGGTATCCGCCCGCACGACGCGGTCGCCAAGGAAGCCGGCCTCGAGCTCGGCCCGCGCGGCGGCATCCTGACCGATGTCACCCTGCAGTCCAGCGACCCCAGCATCTGGGCGATCGGCGAGTGCGCCGCGGTCGAGGGCATCTGCTACGGCCTGGTCGCGCCCGGTTACACCACCGCCGAGATCGTCGCCGACCGCCTGCTCGGCGGCGAGGGCGAGTTCCCCGGCGCCGACATGTCCACCAAGCTGAAGCTGATGGGCGTCGACGTGGCCTCCTTCGGCGACGCGCACGGCACCACCGAGGGCGCGCTGTCGGTCGTGCTGCACGACGCGGCCAAGGGCACCTACGCCAAGCTGGTCGTCTCCGACGACGCGCAGACCCTGCTCGGCGGCATCCTGGTCGGTGACGCCAGCCAGTACGCGGCGCTGCGCCCGCTGGTCGGCCGTCCGCTGCCCGCCGACGCCGCCGCGCTGATCTCGCCCGCCGGCGCCGAGCTGGGCGCCGACGCGCTGCCCGACGACGCCCAGATCTGCTCCTGCAACAACGTCAGCAAGGGCTCGATCTGCGGCGCGATCGCCGAGGGCGCCTGCGACATCCCGGCCATCAAGAGCTGCACCAACGCGGGTACCTCCTGCGGTGGCTGTGTGCCGATGATCAAGAAGCTGCTCGAGCAGTCGGGCGTGGAGATGTCCAAGGCGCTGTGTGAGCACTTCACCCAGTCGCGCGCCGAGCTGTTCCAGGTCGTGCAGGTCACCGGCATCCGTACCTTCTCGGAGCTGATCGCCAAGCACGGCAAGGGCACCGGCTGCGACATCTGCAAGCCGACCGTCGCCTCCATCCTGGCCTCCACCTCGAGCGATCACATCCTCGAGGGCGAGCAGGCCGCGCTGCAGGACACCAACGACCACTTCCTGGCCAACCTGCAGAAGAACGGCACCTACTCGGTGGTGCCGCGGATGCCCGGTGGCGAGGTCACCGCCGAGCAGCTGATCGTGATCGGCGAGGTCGCCAAGGAGTTCGGCCTCTACGTCAAGGTCACCGGTGGTCAGCGCATCGACCTGTTCGGCGCCACCGTGGACCAGCTGCCGCCGATCTGGCAGCGCCTGGTCGACGCGGGCATGGAGTCCGGCCACGCGTACGGCAAGTCGCTGCGCACCGTCAAGAGCTGCGTCGGTTCCACCTGGTGCCGCTACGGCCAGCAGGACTCGGTCGGCATGGCCGTGCTGCTGGAGAAGCGCTACCGCGGGCTGCGCTCGCCGCACAAGCTCAAGCTGGCCGTGTCGGGTTGCGCGCGCGAATGCGCCGAGGCCCGCGGCAAGGACGTCGGCGTGATCGCCACCGAGAACGGCTGGAACCTCTACGTCGGCGGCAACGGCGGTCTGACCCCCAAGCACGCCGTGCTGCTGGCCGGCGAGCTCGACGACGAGACGCTGATCAAGTACATCGACCGCTACCTGATGTTCTACATCCGCACCGCCGACCGCCTGCAGCGCACCGCGCCGTGGCAGGAGGCCCTGGAGGGTGGCATGGACTACCTCAAGGGCGTCGTCTGCGACGACAGCCTGGGCATCGCCGCCGACCTGGAGGCCGCCATGGCCAAGCACGTCGACGGTTACAAGGACGAGTGGGCCGCGGTGCTCGAGGACGAGAACAAGCTGTCCCGGTTCGTCTCCTTCGTCAATGCCCCTGACGAGACCGACCCCACGATCTCGTTCGACGACAGCGGTGAGCGCAAGGTTCCCGTGCTCCTGGGTCTGCCCGGCATGCCTGTCGGTGTTGGCTCGGACACAGCACCGGCCGGGAAATAA
- a CDS encoding nitrate/nitrite transporter produces the protein MSTLKRNHDIEHWDAEDVAAWEAGGKDIAKRNLIWSVFAEHIGFSVWSIWSVMVLFMPTDKFGIDPAGKFFLVAMPTLVGGFLRIPYTVATARFGGRNWTIFSALLLLVPLLLTLYFVTQPGTSYTTFLIVAAFAGVGGGNFASSMTNINAFYPQRLKGWALGMNAGGGNIGVPVIQLLGLLVLVTLGGDYAYLICAIYLVLVGATAVGAALYMDNLRNQKADLSYMGKALRVPQSWAIAFLYIGTFGSFIGYSFAFGQILQISFKAGGDTAAQAAVHAASIAFIGPLLGSLARPYGGKMADRIGGSKVAIGTFGAMMAAALIVIAASTMADRNNGIASGATMAFLVVGFIALFVLSGFGNGAVTKIIPSVFEAKSKSLRMPRAEQAAWSQNTGGALIGFVGAIGSLGGVGINMVLRTSYASTNSATTAFWVFLAFYVVCAAVTWTVFLRRPRLSPVSSDSDVVVEAESLVLEAETSASSAKTSAR, from the coding sequence TTGAGCACGCTGAAGCGTAACCACGACATCGAGCACTGGGATGCCGAAGATGTCGCGGCCTGGGAGGCCGGCGGCAAGGACATCGCCAAGCGCAACCTGATCTGGTCGGTGTTCGCCGAGCACATCGGGTTCTCGGTGTGGTCGATCTGGTCGGTGATGGTGCTGTTCATGCCCACCGACAAGTTCGGCATCGATCCGGCGGGCAAGTTCTTCCTGGTCGCCATGCCGACCCTGGTCGGCGGATTCCTGCGGATCCCCTACACCGTGGCCACCGCCCGCTTCGGCGGCCGCAACTGGACGATCTTCAGCGCGCTGCTGCTGCTGGTCCCGCTGCTGCTGACGCTGTACTTCGTCACCCAGCCGGGCACCTCGTACACGACCTTCTTGATCGTGGCCGCGTTCGCCGGTGTCGGTGGCGGCAACTTCGCCTCGTCGATGACCAACATCAACGCCTTCTACCCGCAGCGGCTCAAGGGCTGGGCGCTGGGTATGAACGCCGGTGGCGGCAACATCGGCGTCCCGGTGATCCAGCTGCTCGGCCTGCTGGTGCTGGTGACCCTCGGCGGCGACTACGCCTACCTCATCTGCGCGATCTACCTGGTCCTCGTCGGTGCGACCGCGGTCGGCGCCGCGCTGTACATGGACAACCTGCGCAACCAGAAGGCCGACCTGTCCTACATGGGCAAGGCCCTGCGGGTGCCGCAGTCCTGGGCGATCGCGTTCCTCTACATCGGCACCTTCGGCTCGTTCATCGGTTACAGCTTCGCCTTCGGCCAGATCCTGCAGATCAGCTTCAAGGCCGGTGGCGACACCGCCGCCCAGGCCGCCGTGCACGCCGCCTCGATCGCCTTCATCGGCCCGCTGCTCGGTTCGCTGGCCCGCCCCTACGGCGGCAAGATGGCCGACCGGATCGGCGGCAGCAAGGTCGCGATCGGCACCTTCGGCGCCATGATGGCCGCCGCGCTGATCGTGATCGCCGCCTCGACCATGGCCGACCGCAACAACGGGATCGCCTCCGGCGCCACCATGGCCTTCCTGGTCGTCGGCTTCATCGCCCTGTTCGTGCTCTCCGGTTTCGGCAACGGCGCCGTCACCAAGATCATCCCGTCGGTGTTCGAGGCCAAGTCCAAGAGCCTGCGGATGCCGCGCGCCGAGCAGGCCGCCTGGTCGCAGAACACCGGTGGCGCCCTGATCGGCTTCGTCGGCGCGATCGGTTCCCTCGGCGGCGTCGGCATCAACATGGTGCTGCGCACCTCCTACGCCAGCACCAACTCCGCGACCACCGCGTTCTGGGTGTTCCTCGCCTTCTACGTGGTCTGCGCGGCCGTCACCTGGACGGTGTTCCTGCGTCGTCCCCGTCTGTCCCCCGTGTCCTCCGACTCCGATGTCGTGGTCGAGGCCGAGTCCCTGGTCCTCGAGGCCGAAACATCCGCTTCGTCGGCCAAGACGTCGGCTCGCTGA